Below is a window of Rhodopseudomonas sp. P2A-2r DNA.
GTGGTGTCGCAATCCATGACCAGGCCGATGGTGCCGGTGGGGGCGACCACGGTGGTCTGGGCGTTGCGGTAGCCATGGATTTCGCCGAGTTCGAGGGCGAGGTCCCAGGCAGCGCGGGCGTGGGCGACGATGTCGGCCTGCGGGCAGGATTCGCCATCGAGCGGCACCGGGTTGACGGCGAGGCCCTCATAGCCGCGGGACTCCGCATGCGCGGCGCGGCGATGGTTGCGGATCACCCGCAGCATGTGCGCGGCGTTCTTCTTGTAGCCGGGGAACGGGCCGAGTTCTTTCGCCATCTCCGCCGAGGTGGCGTAGCTGACGCCGGTCATGACGGCGGTGAGGGCGCCGCACAGCGCGCGGCCTTCCTTGGAGTCGTAGGACAGGCCCATGCTCATCAGCAGGCCGCCGATGTTGGCATAGCCGAGGCCGAGGGTGCGGTATTCGAACGACAGCTGGGCGATCTCCTTGGACGGGAACTGCGCCATGGTCACCGAGATTTCCAGCACCACGGTCCACAGCCGGCACAGATGCTCGTAGGCATCGACGTCGAAGCGGTTGGTCTCGACGTTGTGGAAGGTCAACAGGTTGGCCGAGGCCAGGTTGCAGGCGGTGTCGTCGAGGAACATGTATTCCGAGCACGGATTGCTGGCGCGGATGTCGCCCGACGCCTTGCAGGTGTGCCAGTCGTTCATGGTGGTGTTGAAGTGCAGGCCGGGATCGGCCGAGGCCCAGGCGGCGTAGCCGATCTTCTCCCAGAGGTCGCGCGCCTTCAGGGTCTTCATGACCTTGCCGTCCTTGCGGGCGATCAGGTCCCAGGTCCCATCCGTTTCCACCGCGCGCAAAAAGTCGTCCTTCAGCGAGACGGAGTTGTTGGAATTCTGGCCGGAGACGGTGAGGTAGGCCTCGCTGTCCCAGTCGGTGTCGTAGACCGGGAAGTCGATGTCCTTGTAGCCCTGCTTGGCGTACTGGATGACGCGCTTGATGACGTTGTCCTGCACCAGCGCACGGCGGGCGAGCTTGATCTCGCGGCGCAAAGCCGGGTTCTTCTCGGGATCGAAGCAGTCGTCGTTGGAGCCTTCGCAGTTGACGCAGGCCTTGAGGATCGCCTTGAGGTGCTTCTGGTTGATCTTGGAGCCGGTGACGATGGCCGCAACCTTCTGCTCCTCCTTCACCTTCCAGTCGATGTAGCTCTCGATATCCGGATGGTCGGCGTCGACCACCACCATCTTGGCGGCGCGGCGCGTGGTGCCGCCCGACTTGATGGCGCCGGCGGCGCGATCGCCGATCTTCAGGAAACTCATCAGGCCCGACGAGCGTCCGCCGCCGGACAGCTTTTCACCTTCGCCGCGTAGGCGCGAGAAGTTGGAGCCGGTGCCCGAGCCGTACTTGAACAGACGGGCCTCGCGGACCCAGAGGTCCATGATGCCGCCGTCGTTGACCAGATCGTCCTGCACGCCCTGGATGAAGCAGGCATGAGGCTGCGGATGCTCGTAGGACGACTTCGACTTGGTCAGCTTGCCGGTCTTGAAGTCGACGTAATAGTGGCCCTGGCCGGGGCCATCGATGCCATAGGCCCAGTGCAGGCCGGTGTTGAACCACTGCGGGGAATTCGGCGCGACCATCTGCTTGGCCAGCATGTAGCGCAGCTCGTCGTGGAACGCGTGCGCGTCCTCTTCCGTGGTGAAGTAGCCGCCCTTCCAGCCCCAATAGGTCCAGCAGCCGGCGAGGCGGTCGAACACCTGCTTGGACGACAGTTCGGAGACGTAGCGCTCCTTCTCGGGCAGGGTGGCCAGCGCCAGGGTGTCGGGCTCGGAGCGCCACAGCCACGACGGCACGGTCTCTTCCTCGACCTTCTTCAGGCGGGCGGCGACGCCGGCCTTGCGGAAATACTTCTGCGCCAGCACGTCGGAGGCGACCTGCGACCAGGTGTCGGGGACTTCGACGTTCTCCAGCTTGAACACCACCGAGCCGTCGGGATTGCAGAATCTCCGACGTCGTAAATCTGAAATCGATCCCGGCATAGGGTGACAGACCGTCCGTGGTGTAGCGCCGTTGAATCTGCATCGTCGTGCCCCGTCTGTGCCGGTCACCCCGTTGGGCGGCGCCGGCGGATTTCAGTTTAGCGGACCCTTGCGGGTTCGCAGCTTGGCCGGGTGGACCCGGTCCTGTTTCTCTGTGGCCATGGGAGGGCGATGGAATTCCACCGCCGGCCTGCTGCCGATCAACGCCTCACACCGCATCCCGGGCCATTGGTCCGGCTCGCATTTACGTCCAGAAGGTCGCCCGTTTTCGGGACAGAACTGCCCATGCCCCGCGACCCCTGCGGGCTGGCGGAGCGGTCAGTCTGGAACCCTTCTGGGGATCGCCCGGCGGGACAAATAACCACCCGCACCGGACCATCCAAAACTAGGCCAACTGGATCGCGCGCGTCAAGGACTAGTACGAGTTCCTGAATCAATCACTAAATATGGTGGAGGCAGGGGATAACCAAGGGGACAAGCCGCACCTCGATTGCTGCCAAGTATCAGTGAGTCCTCACGGAATCGGAAGCCGAAAATATTTCAAATTGTTCGGATCGGGGCAGCTCTGCCCGCTGTTCACAGGGCAACTTTATTTTGCTGCCGAGGGCTTGCTTTGACGAGACTCAAGCGGGCGCGCGTGATGAGCAAAAGGGAACACCCGTGCCCCTACGGGGAAGTGCAGCCGCAGGCCGCGGTCGGCGCCGGTTTCCCGGCATGATTGCCGGCCGGACGACCCCTCGGCGGCGCGAATCGGTGGCTCTTTACCCCTGCGCCGTCGGGCGGACGATGATCTCGCCGACATCGACATCGCCGGGCTGGCCGATGGCGTAGGCGATCGCCTCGGCAACGGCCGAGGCGGGGATACCCTGCTCATCCATCATTGCGGAAATTGTCGCCTTGGCCTTGGGATCGCTGATGGTGCCGGCCAGCTCGGTCCGGGTCATGCCGGGGCTGATCACGGTCACGCGCAAATCCTTGCTCTCCTGTCGCAGCCCTTCCGACAGCGCCCGCACCGCGACCTTGGTGGCGGAGTAGACCGCCATGGTGGGCACGATGCGGTGCGCGGAGGTGGAGGCGACATTGACGATGTGGCCGGCGCCTTGCTCCTTCATCACCGGCAGCACCGCGGCGACGCCATGCAGCACGCCGCGCAGGTTGACGTCGATCATCTGGTTCCAGTCGCAGACCCGCAGCTCTTCCATCATTGCCAGCGGCGCCACGCCCGCATTGTTCACCAGCACGTCGATCCGCCCATAATGCGCCTTGGCGAGCAGCACGAAGGCCCTGAAGCTGCCGAGGCGGGTGACGTCGAGTTCGTGATGCAGCGCCTCGCCGCCGGCCTGCCGGATCTCGCCGGCAATGGCCGCGATGCGTTCGAGGCGGCGGCCACCGAGCACGACGCGGTGGCCGGCTGCAGCCAGATGGCGCGCAGTGGCTTCGCCGATGCCGCTGCTGGCGCCGCTGATCAGGATGACCTTGCTGGATGATGTCGGGTTCGTCATGGGGAGCCGCCTTGGCGCTGCGGGAGCGCGCTCCCGGGCGCCGGGTTATGCGCGCGGGCGCCCCCGAAGCGTTAGCGCGATCCTGCGAGATTCATGCACGATCCTGCAAATCGCCGGCCGCACCGCTGTGCCATCGGCCGGGATCGGGTAGGGTGGTGCCGCGCGACGATATGCAAATAAGGTTCTGCACGGACGATGGCTCTCGATCCCTATAGCGAACTGGCTGATATCATTGCCCGCAGGGCAACCGGCGAGGGATCCCACGTCACCGGGATCGGCAGCCTGTCTCTGAGCCGCTGCACGGCGCCGACGCCATATCACCACGCCGCGCAATGGCCATGCTTCGGGCTGGTGGTGCAGGGCGCCAAGACCCTCGAACTCGGTGCCGAGCGTTATCGCTACGGCGTCGGCGAATACCTGGTGGTGTCGCTGGACCTGCCCGTGACATCCAAGGTGATCGAGGCCAGTTGCGATGAGCCGTTCCTCGGGCTCGGCATGGCGATCGATCCCGCGCAGCTGAAGCAGGTGCTGGCCCGCGTCCGACTGTCGCCGGCGACCGTGGCGCCGGATGCCATGCGCGGCGTCGCCGTAAACCTCGCGCCGCCCGAACTGCTCGATGCCGCGCTGCGGCTGCTCAGGCTGCTCGACCGGCCGCAGGATATCCCGGCCATGGCACCGCTGCTCGAACAGGAAATTCTCTACCGGCTGCTGACCGGGCCGTTCGGTCCGCGCCTGCTGCAGATCGCCACCGCGGAGACGCCGAGCAACCGCATCGCCCAGGCGATCGCCTGGCTGCGCGGCAATTTCATGCGGCCGCTGCGCATCGAAGACCTCGCCGACCAAGTCGGCATGAGCGTCTCCTCGCTGCATCACCATTTCAAGGCGGTCACTGCGATGACGCCGATCCAGTTTCAGAAGCAGCTGCGGTTGCACGAGGCGCGCCGGCTGATGTTCGTCGAGCAGATGGATGTGGGGACGGCGGGCTACAGCGTCGGCTACCAGAGCCCGTCGCAGTTCAGCCGCGAATACAGCCGGCTGTACGGCCAGTCGCCGCTGCGCGACGTCAGCGCCGCTCGCATGCAGATGGCGGCGGAGTAGCGCGGGCAGGCG
It encodes the following:
- a CDS encoding SDR family oxidoreductase translates to MTNPTSSSKVILISGASSGIGEATARHLAAAGHRVVLGGRRLERIAAIAGEIRQAGGEALHHELDVTRLGSFRAFVLLAKAHYGRIDVLVNNAGVAPLAMMEELRVCDWNQMIDVNLRGVLHGVAAVLPVMKEQGAGHIVNVASTSAHRIVPTMAVYSATKVAVRALSEGLRQESKDLRVTVISPGMTRTELAGTISDPKAKATISAMMDEQGIPASAVAEAIAYAIGQPGDVDVGEIIVRPTAQG
- a CDS encoding AraC family transcriptional regulator; the encoded protein is MALDPYSELADIIARRATGEGSHVTGIGSLSLSRCTAPTPYHHAAQWPCFGLVVQGAKTLELGAERYRYGVGEYLVVSLDLPVTSKVIEASCDEPFLGLGMAIDPAQLKQVLARVRLSPATVAPDAMRGVAVNLAPPELLDAALRLLRLLDRPQDIPAMAPLLEQEILYRLLTGPFGPRLLQIATAETPSNRIAQAIAWLRGNFMRPLRIEDLADQVGMSVSSLHHHFKAVTAMTPIQFQKQLRLHEARRLMFVEQMDVGTAGYSVGYQSPSQFSREYSRLYGQSPLRDVSAARMQMAAE